The Humulus lupulus chromosome 3, drHumLupu1.1, whole genome shotgun sequence genome window below encodes:
- the LOC133825511 gene encoding uncharacterized protein LOC133825511 codes for MEYVLTKAWAQIKWEEDEDKYYHSSPMKDTQRDSRVDRQQSGRRSEPYPYPSRSENRRREYNQSLETRLQDGPKIPEYILSISLAEVVGLLKRLGDKVKWPERMRTPSDQRDKTKWCEFHNDHGHRTDEFIALRLEVSNLLRHGHLTDLLTDKGKQTFQQKADMSVVRREVTPPRPPTHEWTVNVIIGGSEVSGVTHSAAKRHARQTNWIKGESSGTKKNAINLLAQTISFSTTESNRLLNPHHDALVIALYIANYLTKRILIDNGSSANILFLSALREMGIDESKIIKKTTILIGFSGEQKNTLGVNLCTRFQVVNSLYAYNMILGQPWIHEMEAFPSTYHQVLRFPTKWGVKEIKGQEKDSRACY; via the coding sequence ATGGAATACGTTCTCACCAAGGCCTGGGCACAAATCAAATGGGAGGAGGATGAAGATAAATATTATCACTCTTCTCCAATGAAAGACACTCAAAGAGACTCAAGGGTAGATAGACAACAGAGTGGCAGACGATCCGAGCCATACCCGTATCCTAGCAGATCAGAGAATAGAAGGAGGGAGTACAACCAATCGCTTGAGACACGTCTCCAAGATGGACCAAAGATACCAGAATACATTCTTTCAATCTCACTAGCTGAAGTCGTTGGCTTACTAAAAAGACTCGGAGACAAAGTAAAATGGCCGGAAAGGATGAGGACTCCATCTGACCAACGAGACAAAACAAAATGGTGTGAATTCCACAATGACCATGGTCACCGAACGGATGAGTTCATCGCCTTAAGGCTCGAAGTATCCAACCTATTAAGACATGGTCACCTGACTGACCTGCTCACAGACAAAGGCAAACAAACATTCCAACAGAAGGCAGACATGTCAGTCGTTCGAAGAGAAGTTACCCCACCGAGACCACCTACTCATGAATGGACAGTGAACGTAATAATTGGTGGCTCTGAGGTAAGTGGAGTCACCCATTCAGCAGCCAAAAGACATGCCAGGCAGACCAACTGGATCAAAGGAGAGTCCAGTGGGACAAAGAAGAATGCCATCAACCTACTAGCTCAAACCATTAGTTTCTCAACAACAGAGTCAAACAGACTCCTCAACCCGCATCACGATGCTCTTGTTATTGCACTTTACATTGCTAACTATCTTACTAAACGTATACTTATTGATAATGGTAGTTCAGCTAACATTTTGTTTTTAAGTGCTCTCAGGGAAATGGGGATAGATGAATCAAAGATCATAAAGAAGACTACAATCCTCATCGGTTTCAGTGGAGAGCAAAAGAACACACTAGGAGTCAATCTGTGCACAAGATTCCAGGTAGTAAACTCTCTGTATGCTTACAACATGATACTAGGTCaaccatggatacatgaaatggaGGCATTCCCTTCAACATACCACCAAGTTCTAAGGTTCCCAACTAAATGGGGGGTAAAAGAAATCAAAGGCCAGGAGAAAGACTCAAGAGCATGTTACTAG